The following coding sequences are from one Sphingobium sp. Cam5-1 window:
- a CDS encoding TSUP family transporter, translating into MAAALISGCIDAMAGGGGLISLPALLAAGIPPVAAVGTNKLQSSLGTFGACVAYARAGHMDLRAYRWPIVAAFMGSMGGAWLIQRVDPAILAGLMPALLIALAGYFTFSPRISEMDRHSRVGLAGLSLLIGAIGFYDGFFGPGAGAFYATIFLALGGLGLVRATAQTKAANLASNVAGLLTMILGDHVMWIAGLTMAVGSITGSQIGSRLAMRFGSKLIRPLLIIMSLGLTTKMLLDPGNPMHKLLFG; encoded by the coding sequence ATGGCTGCGGCTTTGATATCCGGGTGCATCGACGCCATGGCGGGAGGCGGCGGGCTGATCTCCCTGCCCGCATTGCTGGCGGCGGGCATCCCGCCCGTGGCCGCCGTGGGCACCAACAAGCTGCAATCGTCACTAGGCACCTTTGGCGCCTGCGTCGCTTATGCGCGCGCCGGGCACATGGACTTGAGAGCCTATCGCTGGCCCATTGTTGCGGCATTCATGGGGTCAATGGGCGGCGCCTGGCTGATCCAACGGGTGGACCCGGCCATTTTGGCGGGATTGATGCCCGCGCTGCTGATCGCGCTGGCGGGCTATTTCACCTTCTCACCCCGAATCAGCGAAATGGATCGGCACAGCCGGGTGGGATTGGCGGGACTAAGCCTGTTGATCGGCGCTATAGGCTTTTATGATGGCTTCTTCGGCCCTGGTGCCGGAGCATTTTACGCGACCATTTTCCTGGCGCTGGGGGGCCTCGGCCTCGTCCGCGCGACGGCTCAGACAAAGGCCGCCAATTTGGCTAGCAATGTGGCGGGCCTGTTGACGATGATACTGGGCGACCATGTCATGTGGATTGCGGGACTAACCATGGCCGTCGGCAGCATCACCGGCAGCCAGATTGGATCGCGGCTGGCCATGCGGTTCGGCAGCAAGCTGATACGGCCCCTGCTGATCATCATGTCGCTGGGGCTGACGACGAAGATGCTGCTCGATCCGGGAAACCCGATGCATAAGCTGTTGTTTGGGTGA
- a CDS encoding ETC complex I subunit codes for MAARIYQIQKNALQSGKARTDKWVLEFAPSEAKKPDPLTGWAGSGDTQSQVKLTFPSLDAARAYADRYEIGYTFIPTPPKTLKIQAYADNFR; via the coding sequence ATGGCTGCGCGCATCTATCAGATTCAGAAGAACGCCCTTCAGTCCGGCAAGGCACGGACCGACAAATGGGTTCTGGAATTTGCGCCGAGCGAGGCGAAGAAGCCGGACCCACTGACCGGCTGGGCCGGATCGGGCGATACGCAGAGCCAGGTCAAGCTGACCTTCCCATCGCTGGACGCGGCGCGCGCCTATGCCGACCGATACGAGATCGGCTATACCTTCATCCCGACTCCGCCCAAGACGCTGAAGATCCAGGCCTACGCCGACAATTTCCGCTAA
- the hrpB gene encoding ATP-dependent helicase HrpB has protein sequence MSAALPIHDILPRLLGALRRGNSAVLVAPPGAGKTTAVAPALLDEPWCTGQVLLLSPRRLAARAAAERIAELMGGVPGGIVGYATRMDSKQSAATRLLVLTEGIFVRRIQDDPELTGVSAVLFDEVHERSLDSDFGLALALDAQAALRPDLRIVPMSATLDGARFAALLDNAPVLESEGRIQPLELRHIGRAAEKRIEDEMAGAVRRALAEEAEGDLLAFLPGVAEIERTAERLEGLSVEVHRLHGSLDPAAQRAAIRPSREGRRKVILATSIAETSLTIDGVRIVIDSGLARRPRYDRAAGVTRLVTERASQAAATQRAGRAARQQPGVAYRLWEAAATAGMPPFDPPEILESDLSSLLLDCALWGVSDPASLRWLDPPPPAALDEARKRLTVLEALDDDGRITAHGKALARLPVEPRIGHMLVRAGELGLAEVAAEVAVLLGELGVGGQDVDLSQRRTRWRRESGKRADAARAMARRWAKLVGSGQKAAAGEHDAGLCLALAFPDRVAKRRSANGAEWASVGGRGFRLDPLSPLAREEWLAVGEVQGSAAGARILSAAPISEIEVLRLFSGRVKEHRTVRFRAETGGIEALRERRLGAVRLSSGSDDRPDPDAVVSALLDGVRQGGIDLLPWSDAARSLRIRGAFAGIEALSDASLLATLDDWLAPLLAGKRRLSDIDRSQLSGVLEGIIGWDGKQQLDRLAPPAFQSPAGSSHEIDYAAEGGPRVELRVQALFGLAEHPVVGSGRIPLVLSLTSPAGRPIQTTRDLPGFWAGSWSAVAKEMRGRYPRHPWPDDPAGAAATLRTKRADARAKP, from the coding sequence ATGAGTGCCGCGCTGCCGATCCATGATATCCTTCCCCGGCTGCTGGGCGCCCTGCGGCGGGGTAACAGCGCCGTTCTGGTCGCGCCGCCGGGAGCAGGCAAGACGACGGCGGTGGCGCCCGCGCTGCTGGATGAGCCATGGTGCACGGGTCAGGTGCTGCTGCTGTCCCCCCGCAGGCTGGCGGCTCGCGCGGCGGCAGAGCGCATTGCCGAACTGATGGGCGGCGTGCCGGGCGGGATCGTCGGCTATGCGACGCGGATGGACAGCAAACAGTCGGCCGCCACGCGCCTGTTGGTCCTGACAGAGGGCATTTTCGTCCGCCGTATTCAGGATGATCCGGAGCTTACGGGCGTATCGGCGGTCCTGTTCGACGAAGTGCATGAGCGGAGTTTGGACAGCGACTTTGGGCTGGCACTGGCGCTGGATGCACAGGCGGCATTGCGGCCGGACCTGCGCATCGTGCCGATGTCGGCGACGCTGGATGGGGCGCGCTTTGCGGCTTTGTTGGACAATGCGCCGGTGCTGGAGAGCGAGGGGCGGATACAGCCGCTGGAGTTACGGCACATCGGCAGGGCGGCGGAAAAGCGGATCGAGGATGAGATGGCCGGGGCCGTGCGAAGGGCGCTGGCTGAGGAGGCAGAGGGCGATCTGCTCGCCTTCCTGCCCGGCGTGGCGGAGATTGAGCGGACGGCGGAACGGCTGGAGGGGCTAAGCGTCGAGGTGCATCGGCTGCACGGCAGTCTGGACCCGGCGGCGCAGCGGGCCGCTATCCGTCCTTCGCGGGAGGGACGGCGGAAGGTGATCCTTGCGACCTCGATCGCGGAGACCAGCCTGACCATTGATGGGGTGCGGATCGTGATCGACTCCGGGCTGGCGCGACGGCCGCGTTATGACCGGGCGGCGGGGGTGACGCGGCTCGTCACGGAGCGGGCGAGCCAGGCGGCTGCGACCCAGCGCGCGGGGCGTGCAGCGCGGCAGCAGCCGGGCGTCGCTTATCGTCTGTGGGAAGCGGCGGCCACGGCAGGCATGCCGCCCTTCGATCCGCCCGAGATATTGGAAAGCGACCTTTCCAGCCTGCTGCTCGATTGCGCGCTCTGGGGGGTGAGCGATCCGGCGAGCTTGCGATGGCTCGATCCGCCGCCGCCCGCTGCGCTGGATGAGGCGCGCAAGCGGCTGACGGTGCTGGAAGCGCTGGACGATGATGGGCGGATCACGGCGCATGGCAAAGCACTGGCGCGATTGCCGGTGGAGCCGCGTATCGGGCATATGTTGGTGCGCGCGGGCGAGCTGGGACTGGCCGAAGTGGCGGCGGAGGTGGCCGTGCTGCTGGGAGAGCTCGGGGTCGGCGGGCAGGATGTGGACCTGTCGCAACGGCGGACGCGCTGGCGACGGGAAAGCGGGAAGCGGGCCGATGCGGCGCGGGCAATGGCGAGGCGCTGGGCGAAGCTGGTCGGCTCCGGGCAGAAGGCAGCGGCGGGGGAGCATGATGCGGGGCTATGTCTTGCGCTGGCGTTTCCGGATCGGGTGGCCAAGCGGCGCTCCGCCAATGGTGCGGAGTGGGCCAGCGTTGGTGGGCGCGGGTTCCGGCTTGATCCGTTAAGCCCGCTGGCGCGTGAAGAATGGCTGGCGGTCGGGGAAGTGCAGGGAAGCGCGGCTGGGGCGCGTATCCTCTCCGCCGCGCCGATCAGTGAGATCGAAGTGCTGCGCCTGTTCAGCGGGCGGGTGAAGGAACATCGGACGGTGCGGTTTCGGGCGGAAACCGGAGGGATTGAGGCTCTGCGGGAAAGGCGGCTTGGGGCGGTACGGCTGTCGTCGGGATCGGATGACAGGCCGGACCCGGATGCTGTCGTCTCGGCTCTGCTGGATGGCGTCAGACAGGGTGGGATCGACCTGCTGCCATGGTCCGATGCCGCGCGGTCTTTGCGGATTCGGGGGGCTTTTGCAGGGATAGAGGCGCTGTCGGATGCCTCGCTGCTGGCGACACTCGACGATTGGCTTGCGCCGCTGCTCGCGGGTAAGCGGCGACTGTCCGATATTGATCGATCGCAATTGTCCGGCGTTCTGGAGGGCATTATCGGCTGGGATGGCAAACAGCAGCTCGACAGGCTGGCTCCTCCGGCATTTCAATCGCCCGCCGGTAGCAGCCATGAGATCGACTATGCGGCCGAGGGCGGGCCGCGCGTGGAGCTTCGGGTGCAGGCGCTGTTTGGGCTTGCCGAGCATCCCGTCGTCGGCAGCGGGCGTATTCCGCTGGTCCTGTCCCTCACCTCTCCCGCCGGACGACCGATCCAGACTACACGGGACTTGCCGGGTTTCTGGGCGGGAAGCTGGAGCGCGGTCGCAAAGGAGATGCGCGGCCGCTATCCCCGGCATCCCTGGCCCGACGATCCGGCTGGCGCCGCCGCCACGCTGCGCACGAAACGCGCCGATGCCCGCGCGAAGCCTTGA